Proteins encoded by one window of Cervus canadensis isolate Bull #8, Minnesota chromosome 18, ASM1932006v1, whole genome shotgun sequence:
- the HAUS5 gene encoding HAUS augmin-like complex subunit 5 isoform X1, whose translation MELAQQARELGCWEAEEMKVPVAARVPESTLRRLCLGQGADIWAYVLRHVHSQRNVRKIRGNLLWYGHQDSPEARRKLELEAAVARLRAEFLELDQSLELMEQETEAQDIAMEQNLQSVQDTQRRALLLRAQAGAMRRQQRGLQDPMQRLQNQLKRLQDIERKAKVDINFGPLVSAALGLEPAVLHDVRTACSLRTQFLQSLLSPQAQGGGVPTLQDDHFGTSYQQWLSSVESLLTNHPPGHVLAALQHLAAEREAEIQSLCSADGLQDTERTRSQAPDQSSSSQTLPSMVHLIQEGWRSVGELVTQRDPLLREHQVLTLRLQGLMEKADRCILGSSERQTLVLGLRVCALWAELKALHALSQELEEATGRRQILLQELQAKQQRILRWRQLVEETQEQIRLLIKGNSAIKTRLCRSPGEVLALVQRKVVPMSEAVAPESQELVRCLEQEAQHLPHLPLGPLLQHGPGGLQPLPTVLPSIHQLHPASPRGSSLIALSHTLGLPVGKAPELLLPKAASLRQDLLFLQDQQSLRRWYLLHMKTSLPPGPSTQELLQIQESQEKEQKESLGQALKRLENLLKQALKRVPELQGVVGDWWEQPGQAALSRELCQGLSLAQWRLRWVQAQGALRQLCR comes from the exons ATGGAGTTAGCGCAGCAAGCGCGGGAACTGGGTTGCTGGGAGGCGGAAGAGATGAAGGTGCCCGTGGCGGCCCGGGTCCCGGAGTCGACGCTGCGCAG GCTGTGTCTGGGCCAGGGGGCCGACATCTGGGCCTACGTCTTGCGGCACGTGCACAGCCAGAG GAACGTCAGGAAGATCCGGGGAAACCTGCTCTG GTATGGCCACCAGGACAGTCCAGAG GCCCGCCGGAAGCTGGAGTTGGAAGCCGCTGTTGCCCGCCTGCGGGCAGAGTTCCTGGAGTTAGACCAGAGCCTGGAGCTGATGGAGcaagagactgaggctcagg ATATAGCCATGGAGCAGAACCTACAGAGCGTGCAAGACACCCAGCGCCGTGCTCTCCTCCTCCGGGCTCAAGCTGGGGCCATGCGAAGACAGCAGCGTGGGCTCCAGGATCCCATGCAGCGACTGCAGAATCAGCTCAAGCGCTTGCAGGACATAGAAAG GAAGGCCAAAGTGGATATAAACTTTGGACCCTTGGTATCAGCAGCCCTGGGCCTGGAGCCTGCGGTCCTG CACGATGTCCGAACAGCCTGCAGCCTCCGGACCCAGTTCCTGCAGAGCCTCCTGAGTCCTCAGGCCCAGGGAGGCGGCGTTCC AACCCTGCAAGATGACCACTTTGGAACTTCCTACCAGCAGTGGCTTAGCTCAGTGGAG AGCCTACTGACAAACCACCCACCAGGCCACGTCCTGGCTGCCTTGCAGCATCTGGCTGCAGAACGGGAGGCAGAGATCCAGTCCCTGTGCAGTGCGGATGGGCTCCAGGATACGGAGAGAACCAG GTCCCAGGCACCAGACCAGTCAAGCTCCAGCCAGACCCTGCCATCCATGGTGCATCTCATCCAG GAGGGCTGGCGGTCTGTGGGTGAGCTGGTCACCCAGCGGGACCCCCTCCTGAGGGAGCATCAAGTCCTGACCCTGCGCCTCCAGGGCCTGATGGAGAAGGCGGATAGATGTATCCTGGGATCCAGCGAGAG GCAGACTTTGGTGCTGGGCCTCCGGGTCTGTGCCCTCTGGGCCGAACTCAAGGCCCTGCATGCCCTGagccaggagctggaggaggccaCTGGGCGTCGGCAGATTCTGCTCCAGGAGCTACAGGCCAAACAGCAACGGATCCTGCGCTGGCGCCAGCTAGTG gaggagacacaggagcagATCCGCCTGCTCATCAAGGGCAACTCAGCCATCAAGACACGCCTGTGCCGGAGCCCCGGGGAG GTGCTAGCTTTGGTTCAGCGAAAAGTGGTCCCCATGTCTGAGGCGGTGGCTCCAGAGAGCCAGGAGCTGGTGCGGTGTCTGGAGCAGGAAGCCCAGCACCTGCCCCATCTTCCTCTGGGCCCCTTGCTGCAGCACGGCCCCGGAGG ATTGCAGCCCCTCCCTACGGTCCTGCCATCCATCCACCAGCTGCATCCTGCATCCCCAAGGGGCTCCAGCCTCATCGCGCTGAGCCACACGCTGGGGCTGCCTGTAGGGAAG gctcCGGAGCTGCTCCTCCCGAAGGCTGCCTCTCTTCGGCAGGACCTTCTGTTCCTCCAGGACCAACAAAGTCTCCGACGCTGGTATCTGCTCCACATGAAGACCAGCCTGCCGCCAGGACCATCCACCCAAG AGCTGCTGCAGATCCAGGAATCCCAGGAAAAGGAGCAGAAGGAGAGCCTGGGACAGGCTCTGAAGCGGCTGGAGAACCTGCTGAAACAAGCGCTGAAGCGCGTCCCCGAGCTCCAGGGAGTTGTGGGAGACTG gtggGAGCAGCCAGGACAAGCCGCCCTCTCCAGGGAGCTCTGCCAAGGCCTGTCGCTGGCCCAGTGGCGGCTGCGCTGGGTCCAGGCCCAAGGTGCCCTGCGGCAGTTGTGCAGATGA
- the HAUS5 gene encoding HAUS augmin-like complex subunit 5 isoform X2, producing the protein MEQETEAQDIAMEQNLQSVQDTQRRALLLRAQAGAMRRQQRGLQDPMQRLQNQLKRLQDIERKAKVDINFGPLVSAALGLEPAVLHDVRTACSLRTQFLQSLLSPQAQGGGVPTLQDDHFGTSYQQWLSSVESLLTNHPPGHVLAALQHLAAEREAEIQSLCSADGLQDTERTRSQAPDQSSSSQTLPSMVHLIQEGWRSVGELVTQRDPLLREHQVLTLRLQGLMEKADRCILGSSERQTLVLGLRVCALWAELKALHALSQELEEATGRRQILLQELQAKQQRILRWRQLVEETQEQIRLLIKGNSAIKTRLCRSPGEVLALVQRKVVPMSEAVAPESQELVRCLEQEAQHLPHLPLGPLLQHGPGGLQPLPTVLPSIHQLHPASPRGSSLIALSHTLGLPVGKAPELLLPKAASLRQDLLFLQDQQSLRRWYLLHMKTSLPPGPSTQELLQIQESQEKEQKESLGQALKRLENLLKQALKRVPELQGVVGDWWEQPGQAALSRELCQGLSLAQWRLRWVQAQGALRQLCR; encoded by the exons ATGGAGcaagagactgaggctcagg ATATAGCCATGGAGCAGAACCTACAGAGCGTGCAAGACACCCAGCGCCGTGCTCTCCTCCTCCGGGCTCAAGCTGGGGCCATGCGAAGACAGCAGCGTGGGCTCCAGGATCCCATGCAGCGACTGCAGAATCAGCTCAAGCGCTTGCAGGACATAGAAAG GAAGGCCAAAGTGGATATAAACTTTGGACCCTTGGTATCAGCAGCCCTGGGCCTGGAGCCTGCGGTCCTG CACGATGTCCGAACAGCCTGCAGCCTCCGGACCCAGTTCCTGCAGAGCCTCCTGAGTCCTCAGGCCCAGGGAGGCGGCGTTCC AACCCTGCAAGATGACCACTTTGGAACTTCCTACCAGCAGTGGCTTAGCTCAGTGGAG AGCCTACTGACAAACCACCCACCAGGCCACGTCCTGGCTGCCTTGCAGCATCTGGCTGCAGAACGGGAGGCAGAGATCCAGTCCCTGTGCAGTGCGGATGGGCTCCAGGATACGGAGAGAACCAG GTCCCAGGCACCAGACCAGTCAAGCTCCAGCCAGACCCTGCCATCCATGGTGCATCTCATCCAG GAGGGCTGGCGGTCTGTGGGTGAGCTGGTCACCCAGCGGGACCCCCTCCTGAGGGAGCATCAAGTCCTGACCCTGCGCCTCCAGGGCCTGATGGAGAAGGCGGATAGATGTATCCTGGGATCCAGCGAGAG GCAGACTTTGGTGCTGGGCCTCCGGGTCTGTGCCCTCTGGGCCGAACTCAAGGCCCTGCATGCCCTGagccaggagctggaggaggccaCTGGGCGTCGGCAGATTCTGCTCCAGGAGCTACAGGCCAAACAGCAACGGATCCTGCGCTGGCGCCAGCTAGTG gaggagacacaggagcagATCCGCCTGCTCATCAAGGGCAACTCAGCCATCAAGACACGCCTGTGCCGGAGCCCCGGGGAG GTGCTAGCTTTGGTTCAGCGAAAAGTGGTCCCCATGTCTGAGGCGGTGGCTCCAGAGAGCCAGGAGCTGGTGCGGTGTCTGGAGCAGGAAGCCCAGCACCTGCCCCATCTTCCTCTGGGCCCCTTGCTGCAGCACGGCCCCGGAGG ATTGCAGCCCCTCCCTACGGTCCTGCCATCCATCCACCAGCTGCATCCTGCATCCCCAAGGGGCTCCAGCCTCATCGCGCTGAGCCACACGCTGGGGCTGCCTGTAGGGAAG gctcCGGAGCTGCTCCTCCCGAAGGCTGCCTCTCTTCGGCAGGACCTTCTGTTCCTCCAGGACCAACAAAGTCTCCGACGCTGGTATCTGCTCCACATGAAGACCAGCCTGCCGCCAGGACCATCCACCCAAG AGCTGCTGCAGATCCAGGAATCCCAGGAAAAGGAGCAGAAGGAGAGCCTGGGACAGGCTCTGAAGCGGCTGGAGAACCTGCTGAAACAAGCGCTGAAGCGCGTCCCCGAGCTCCAGGGAGTTGTGGGAGACTG gtggGAGCAGCCAGGACAAGCCGCCCTCTCCAGGGAGCTCTGCCAAGGCCTGTCGCTGGCCCAGTGGCGGCTGCGCTGGGTCCAGGCCCAAGGTGCCCTGCGGCAGTTGTGCAGATGA